The following coding sequences are from one Pseudomonas oryzae window:
- a CDS encoding type VI secretion protein, with translation MLHRLYPAALLALALCLAGCSGDYKFSDDDYRPLGEAPIEKRGH, from the coding sequence ATGCTGCACCGCCTCTACCCCGCCGCCCTGCTCGCCCTGGCCCTGTGTCTGGCCGGCTGCAGCGGCGACTACAAGTTCAGCGACGACGATTACCGCCCGCTGGGCGAAGCGCCAATAGAGAAGCGCGGCCACTGA
- a CDS encoding type VI secretion system Vgr family protein, which produces MFNPANQAHFRLHIDSVEHDLQVLEFHGREAISQPWRFDLELVSERPDLDLEALLNRPAFLAFAADGSGVHGLVQRIAQGNSGQRLTRYRLSLVPRLAYLAQRSNQRIFQHLTVPQIVGRVLEEHGILEGDGYRFQLGPTVYPPRDYCVQYAESDLHFVQRLCEEEGIHYHFRHSPDAHVLVFGDDQSVFPRLAPVSYQQDSGLVADTPVVKRFAVRLEPRTSQVTRRDYDFAQPRLTLESAFASEFAPDLEDYAYPGRFTERSRGKHLSRRALERHRADYQLAEGTGDQPLLRSGHFLDLGEHPRGEWNQLWLLGEIHHEGKQPQVLEESVTSATTSSDGFQQGYRNRFVATPWDAPYRPPLAHPKPRLFGSQSAVVTGPPGEEIHCDQYGRVKVQFHWDREGQADDTTSCWLRVSSSWAGDRYGGIAIPRVGMEVLVSFLEGDPDQPLVTGCLYHKEHVVPYDLPAHKTRSVFKTLSSPGGGGYNELRIEDRQGQEQIYIHAQRDWDQNIEHDQKIRVGHERHDTVEANSYSEFKAEEHRTTHLDRRSEVHASDHLTVGNQQHVKIGSGQFVEAGNEIHYYAGSKVVIDAGLELTAKGGGSWLKLDPSGVSLSGATIRINSGGAPGSGSGIQILGPLIPGAADTDKAGNLIDSAKANTTWLELNLHHDNLEPVPHAPYRVEFSDGSVREGTLDEKGFARLEDIPPGPSKIYYGEDPRSFELEPIKAVKTSRRDLEEDLRRIGLDPATLDIDELIARASGRLV; this is translated from the coding sequence ATGTTCAATCCAGCCAACCAAGCCCACTTCCGCCTGCACATCGACAGCGTCGAGCACGATCTGCAGGTCCTCGAATTCCACGGCCGCGAGGCCATCAGCCAGCCCTGGCGCTTCGATCTCGAACTGGTCAGCGAGCGCCCCGACCTCGATCTTGAGGCCCTGCTCAACCGGCCGGCCTTCCTCGCCTTCGCCGCGGACGGTAGCGGGGTGCACGGCCTGGTCCAGCGCATCGCCCAGGGCAATTCCGGCCAGCGCCTGACCCGCTATCGCCTGAGCCTGGTGCCGCGCCTCGCCTACCTGGCCCAGCGCAGCAACCAGCGCATCTTCCAGCACCTGACTGTGCCGCAGATCGTCGGCCGGGTACTGGAGGAGCACGGCATCCTCGAGGGCGACGGCTACCGCTTCCAGCTCGGCCCGACCGTCTATCCCCCACGCGACTACTGCGTGCAGTACGCCGAGTCCGACCTGCACTTCGTGCAGCGCCTGTGCGAGGAGGAGGGTATTCACTACCACTTCCGTCACAGCCCGGACGCTCATGTGCTGGTATTCGGCGACGATCAGAGCGTGTTCCCCCGGCTGGCGCCGGTGAGCTACCAGCAGGACTCCGGCCTGGTCGCCGACACTCCGGTGGTCAAGCGCTTTGCCGTGCGCCTGGAGCCGCGCACCAGCCAGGTCACCCGCCGCGACTACGACTTCGCGCAGCCGCGCCTCACACTGGAAAGCGCGTTCGCCAGCGAGTTCGCCCCGGACCTGGAGGACTACGCCTACCCCGGTCGTTTCACCGAGCGCAGCCGCGGCAAGCACCTCTCCCGCCGCGCCCTGGAGCGTCACCGCGCCGACTACCAGTTGGCCGAGGGCACCGGCGACCAGCCGCTGCTGCGCAGCGGCCACTTCCTCGACCTCGGCGAGCATCCGCGCGGCGAGTGGAACCAGCTGTGGCTGCTCGGCGAAATCCACCACGAGGGCAAGCAGCCGCAGGTGCTGGAGGAATCGGTGACCAGCGCTACGACCAGCAGCGACGGCTTCCAGCAGGGCTACCGCAACCGCTTCGTCGCTACGCCCTGGGACGCGCCCTACCGCCCGCCGCTGGCCCATCCCAAACCGCGCCTGTTCGGCAGCCAGAGCGCCGTGGTCACCGGGCCGCCCGGCGAGGAAATCCACTGCGACCAGTACGGCCGCGTCAAGGTGCAGTTCCACTGGGATCGCGAAGGGCAGGCCGACGACACCACCAGCTGCTGGCTGCGGGTATCGAGCAGTTGGGCCGGCGACCGCTACGGCGGCATAGCTATCCCGCGGGTCGGCATGGAAGTGCTGGTCAGCTTCCTCGAAGGCGACCCCGACCAGCCGCTGGTCACCGGCTGCCTGTACCACAAGGAACACGTCGTCCCCTACGACCTGCCGGCCCACAAGACTCGCAGCGTGTTCAAGACCCTCAGCAGCCCAGGCGGTGGCGGCTACAACGAACTGCGCATCGAGGACCGCCAGGGCCAGGAGCAGATCTACATCCACGCCCAGCGCGACTGGGACCAGAACATCGAGCACGACCAGAAGATCCGTGTCGGCCACGAGCGCCACGACACCGTCGAGGCCAACAGCTACAGCGAGTTCAAGGCCGAGGAACACCGCACCACCCACCTCGACCGCAGGAGCGAGGTGCACGCCAGCGACCACCTGACGGTCGGCAACCAGCAGCACGTGAAGATCGGCAGCGGCCAGTTCGTCGAGGCCGGCAACGAGATCCATTACTACGCCGGCAGCAAGGTGGTGATCGACGCCGGCCTGGAGCTGACCGCCAAGGGCGGCGGCAGCTGGCTCAAGCTCGATCCGAGCGGCGTCAGCCTGAGCGGCGCGACCATCCGCATCAACTCGGGCGGGGCCCCGGGGAGCGGTTCGGGCATTCAGATACTCGGCCCGCTGATTCCGGGAGCGGCGGATACGGACAAGGCCGGCAACCTAATCGATAGCGCCAAGGCCAATACCACCTGGCTGGAGCTGAACCTGCATCACGACAACCTCGAACCCGTTCCTCACGCCCCCTATCGCGTGGAGTTCAGCGATGGCTCGGTCAGGGAAGGCACGCTGGATGAGAAAGGCTTCGCCCGGCTCGAAGATATACCGCCCGGCCCCTCGAAGATCTACTACGGCGAAGATCCGCGCAGCTTCGAGCTGGAGCCCATCAAGGCAGTGAAAACCAGCCGGCGCGACCTGGAGGAAGACCTGCGTCGCATCGGCCTCGACCCCGCAACCCTCGACATTGACGAGCTGATCGCCCGCGCCTCAGGACGACTGGTATGA
- a CDS encoding sigma-54 interaction domain-containing protein, whose protein sequence is MLASVPQPLRYAEALLGRYASLAHAASSEALLGALVQAAAQLSGGELSQLYLLDDSHTHLHLAAEWLDGLRQPREMASLPSDYRDEQLLQYCLCQNRELSLSRLDGGMLDSSFLPPASQSWGSLLCLPLRDEQRHCRGLLLVASQRPLELQGYAASLGQLGAFALAQRQLLQRLRTRQPGEESDAPATASAPAAGSYGLIGDSPRMRGLYRLIGKVLHNPVNVLVRGETGTGKELVARAIHDCGLRRAKPFLVQNCASLPEHLLESELFGYRKGAFTGAERDRAGLFDAADGGTLFLDEIGDMPLPLQAKLLRVLQEGEVRPLGSTSTHKVDVRIIAATHRDLHALVGEGRFREDLFYRLSHFPIELPPLRERDEDILRLARHFAEQACAFLQRDPCRWSDAALERLASYAFPGNVRELKSIVERAVLLCEGGELLPEHLNLRHDDDAGDSTLCLRERLERVERNLLLDCLRRNRGNQTHAARELGLPRRTLLYRMDKLNISASDI, encoded by the coding sequence CTGCTCGCCAGCGTCCCGCAGCCCCTGCGCTACGCCGAGGCTCTGCTCGGCCGCTATGCCAGTCTCGCCCATGCCGCCAGCAGCGAGGCGCTGCTCGGCGCTCTGGTCCAGGCGGCGGCACAGCTGTCCGGCGGCGAGCTCAGTCAGCTGTACCTGCTCGACGACAGCCATACCCACCTGCATCTGGCGGCCGAATGGCTCGACGGCCTGAGGCAGCCGCGCGAGATGGCCAGCCTGCCGAGCGACTATCGCGACGAGCAGTTGCTGCAGTACTGCCTGTGCCAGAACCGCGAACTCAGCCTGAGCCGACTCGACGGCGGCATGCTCGACAGCAGCTTCCTGCCCCCCGCCTCGCAGTCCTGGGGCAGCCTGCTGTGCCTGCCGCTGCGCGACGAACAGCGACACTGCCGCGGCCTGCTGCTGGTCGCCAGCCAGCGCCCGCTCGAGCTGCAGGGCTACGCCGCCTCGCTCGGTCAGCTGGGCGCCTTCGCCCTCGCCCAGCGCCAGCTGCTGCAGCGCCTGCGCACCCGCCAGCCCGGCGAGGAGAGCGACGCCCCAGCGACCGCCTCGGCCCCGGCCGCCGGCAGCTACGGCCTGATCGGCGACAGCCCGCGCATGCGCGGCCTGTACCGGCTGATCGGCAAGGTGCTGCACAACCCGGTGAACGTGCTGGTCCGCGGCGAAACCGGCACCGGCAAGGAGCTGGTCGCCCGTGCCATCCACGATTGCGGCCTGCGGCGCGCCAAGCCGTTCCTCGTGCAGAACTGCGCCTCGCTGCCGGAACACCTGCTGGAGAGCGAGCTGTTCGGCTACCGCAAGGGCGCCTTCACCGGCGCCGAGCGCGACCGTGCCGGCCTTTTCGACGCCGCCGACGGCGGCACCCTGTTCCTCGACGAGATCGGCGACATGCCCCTGCCCCTGCAGGCCAAGCTGCTGCGCGTGCTGCAGGAAGGCGAGGTGCGCCCGCTGGGCTCGACCTCCACCCACAAGGTCGACGTGCGCATCATCGCCGCCACCCACCGCGACCTGCACGCCCTGGTCGGCGAGGGCCGCTTCCGCGAAGACCTGTTCTACCGTCTGTCGCACTTCCCCATCGAGCTGCCGCCGCTGCGCGAGCGCGACGAGGACATCCTGCGCCTGGCCCGTCACTTTGCCGAACAAGCCTGCGCCTTCCTGCAGCGCGACCCGTGCCGCTGGTCCGACGCCGCCCTGGAGCGTCTGGCCAGCTACGCCTTCCCCGGCAACGTGCGCGAGCTGAAGAGCATCGTCGAGCGCGCCGTGCTGCTCTGCGAGGGCGGCGAACTGCTGCCCGAACACCTCAACCTGCGCCACGACGACGACGCCGGCGACAGCACCCTGTGCCTGCGCGAGCGCCTCGAACGGGTGGAGCGCAACCTGCTGCTCGACTGCCTACGCAGGAACCGCGGCAACCAGACCCACGCCGCCCGCGAACTGGGCCTGCCACGGCGCACCCTGCTGTACCGCATGGACAAGCTGAACATCAGCGCGAGCGATATCTGA
- a CDS encoding PoNe immunity protein domain-containing protein — MMEIINNRRQPFATETYAKAMIRLTEESCQKIYGYFPNPAIHVNNKAIKASSLITNYCDMLLMLYTAGYAIENLTSNLEPLIAAYERKREFDILAYGSDEVCAGFGENDDYEQFLQTLSLCILLGRGELIPRLSAIFDRDNKGQDAIYETLLSFYDDSRIRTDDLLFKRPYAGLLKVIRASTPEEASKLLDKYCKDWYPAFKKAPWYDSHLSIDGDDGSYSGYWAFEAGAIAFLFNIDDSQIDHMVYPKDMVAYTRNFIPPAGSTQIGRVEAGQPCPRAGYWFTPAQANSRRHFQQGELMPSFTVSSWGDTLWYWSGEESA; from the coding sequence ATGATGGAAATAATAAATAATCGCCGCCAGCCATTTGCGACCGAAACGTACGCTAAAGCAATGATTAGATTGACTGAAGAGAGCTGTCAAAAAATATATGGGTACTTCCCCAACCCTGCAATCCACGTTAACAACAAAGCCATAAAAGCGTCTAGTCTCATTACAAATTACTGCGACATGCTGCTGATGCTTTATACGGCAGGGTATGCCATTGAAAACCTCACATCCAACTTAGAGCCATTAATTGCTGCTTATGAGAGAAAGCGCGAGTTTGACATTCTCGCCTACGGCAGTGATGAAGTCTGCGCCGGCTTCGGCGAGAACGACGACTACGAGCAGTTTCTGCAAACCCTCAGCCTGTGCATCCTGCTCGGCCGTGGTGAGCTGATTCCGCGTCTCTCCGCCATCTTCGACCGCGACAACAAGGGCCAGGATGCGATCTACGAAACCCTGCTCTCCTTCTACGACGACAGCCGCATCAGGACCGATGACCTGCTGTTCAAGCGCCCCTACGCCGGCCTGCTCAAGGTCATTCGCGCCTCCACGCCCGAGGAAGCCAGCAAGCTGCTGGATAAGTACTGCAAGGACTGGTACCCCGCCTTCAAGAAGGCTCCCTGGTACGACTCGCACCTCAGTATCGACGGCGACGATGGCAGCTACAGCGGCTACTGGGCCTTCGAGGCCGGTGCCATCGCCTTCCTATTCAACATCGACGACAGCCAGATCGACCACATGGTCTACCCCAAGGACATGGTCGCCTACACGCGCAACTTCATCCCACCGGCTGGCTCGACGCAGATCGGCCGCGTCGAGGCCGGCCAGCCCTGCCCGCGTGCCGGCTACTGGTTCACCCCGGCGCAGGCCAATTCCCGCCGTCACTTCCAGCAAGGCGAACTCATGCCCAGCTTCACCGTTTCCAGCTGGGGCGACACGCTCTGGTACTGGTCCGGCGAGGAGTCCGCCTGA